The genome window AAACAGTggtaaaagaataaataaagtcaaataaatgtcagcaaaataaatgcatcAATATTTACTAACTCTTTGAGGTGGTAAAACCACAACAACTATGcccaaatttgaaaatgttctcATGTGACGAATGAAGGTTTTCGTGATTGAGGCAAAAAACTGAAGGGAaacagggaggcaaggcaggaaaaaaatcaaatcaaaattatAAAACCAAAAAAGGTCCAGCAGGGAATCCAATGAAATCAAAACATTAAATCATCAAAGTCCAGAAAAACAAGGCTCAAAgtaacaaaagaagaaaaaaagaaaaactgagggAATAAACTCAGCACAAAAGTAAACACGATAACACGATTAACACAGCTCACAACAACATCAATGAACagacacagactgaaagaaaccagggaactgaATACAAGCTGAccagacaacgaggcacacctggacaagacacgagtgactggagggagctgattggtagactCGAGGAAGAGGGCTAACcagaacaggtggaaacgaaaacctaaccagcaagacaagaacaatgggcctcaggaaaacaagagaaaacatgaaacaaaacaaaataccgTATAATCTACACAAAAACAGACCATGACACATTTAACGGTTTTAATAAGAATGCATTCAAATGACATTGTCATACAGTCATGTAGCGCAAACGTTTCATGCGTACAGTGTCATTGTATAGTTTGTTATTCAGTTTGAATTCCTCATTAATCCACCACAAGTTTACCGTTGATACATGAACAGAAAGTTGAATATTTCACTGCAATGCTACGCCGTTCTGAAATCAATCACTACAATGAAGACATATTTGATGTTTCCATACATCCTGCCATTATTCACCTGTTAGACATCTATTGCTAAAtaaatttgaatcattttcagtCGAGAAGCTACTCCAAGAtcgaatgttttttgtttctttcttgtaaaatgttgaatccTTTTATAAAACGAATCTGATGTCTTTTGTGAGTTTTCCTCCTTTTCCTTACTGGTTTTATGTCGATCCCAAAACTTCATGTACTTGATCTCGATTTGATGTGGAATCTTGAGATTGAGATTTGGTCCTCAGCTCTCTTTCCTAAATATTGGTACTCCTATCATCGTTTCTTTGGTCTAATTATCAGACTacatcattgtttttctttctaatcATTACCACTGTCCTGGATATCAAGGCTGCCTTTGGTGTCATTTCCCTCCTTTTGACCTTCTTCGGTATCTCCATTTATGTTGTTTGAATGCCCAGTTATTTGGTCACCTGCAGACGATGTAACTGAATTATTCTCAGCTGGAGTCTCATCCTTAGCCTCATCTGCAACCTCCTCCCTACTCTCATTTGCAACCTCTTCGTTATTCTCATTTGAAGGCTTATCGGTAACCTCCTCCCTACTCCCATTGGCAACCTCGTCCTTATTCTCATTGGTACCTTCATCCGTCCTCTCACCGGTACGCTCGTTGCCATCCTCATTCTTCCTCTCATTGGCAACCTCATCTCCAACTTCAGCCTTCCTCTCATCGGTCCCCTGATCCTTGCTCTCATCGTCAAAGTCCTCTCCGCCGTCATCCTCACTCTCATCTGAAACCTTATCTGTGAGCTCAACCCTTCTGCCGTCGGCAACGTCGTCTTTACTCTCATTAGCGACTTCCCCCTTACACTCATCGGGGTTCTCCTCCTTTTGTCCGTCTGAAATCTCATCCTCGTTGTCATCTGAAACATTCTTACTGACATTTGCCGCCGCCTCACTCTCCTCTGCAACCTTCTTTTCCTCACTCCAACTCTCATCTGGCGTCGCCCAATTCTCATCTGAAGCCCCCTTACTTGCATCCACGTGTTCGTCTTTCACTTCTTTTACGTCCTCTGCCTGCTCTTCAGACACTGCCGTTGCTtcacattcattttcattctttGCTGCTTCATTTTCCTCTTCTGCACCTCCTCTTGTGAGACTGTTTGTCTCCCTATCTGCCTTTTGTTCTTGGGTGACTGAAGCGTCATTTTTGGCGGTATTTTCAACAGGGGCCTCGTCCTTCTCTTCAGCCTTTTCGCCATTCTCCTCTGATGATTTGGTATCATCTGATGCAAGGTCCTGGCAACACAACGGAGATGGTTTGTGTCTCTTGAATCAAAAAGGCATAATAGCTTACACATCAGCTGATGGTTGCCCAGTAGCatgatgtattaaaaaaaaaaataataaaaaatcatcGTACTGCGGTCAAAACTGTACCTCTTGAGTTGACTGGTCCGGGGATTTAACATCAGCATTTCCATTATCAGTTTTGGAATCTAAGTCATCTGGGGAGAAAAAGGtgagcaaaatgtttttctttattattaaaaGACGTCAGATGTTAACATCGAGCCAACAATTTCATCTGGACGAATTACTGTTTTCTTAGATATAGAAACAGAAACAACGAAAAGTAATCCAAATTATTTCAACATTATAACGAATCCAACAAGTGATAATGTTCCAAACTGCCAGCCAAGAGCCACCTAATAAAACCTCCTAAGCCCAGTTGTGTAGTGTAACTGCTGTTTTCTATGACTACATTTGAGGCCACATAGCCCATGTTCTTCAGTCCATTTCAAGGGTCCATCAATCCTGAACATCATCAACCgtcaaattaaatcaaatctTTCTCAGGTACCGGGAGTGTAATTGACTTTAAGGTTTACGCAAACACAGCACTAGAGGGACACCTGGTGGTCTTCAGGAAAACACTCTGCTTGTGTCCATGCGAGTAAACAACTTGTCCAGACAATGGAATCGGGAACATCTTTAAAAGCTCATAGGGGAAGGATCACAACTCACGCATACTAAATAACAATGTCACAACTTTTCCTGATATCTTACCTCCCACTTTTACGTACGGTATAAATAAAGGCATTTTCCCTTCATGTTAAAGCAACAATCATCGATCCACATACAAATCACGCTGATAGTTTACTAACTTGGGAAATGAGGACGAAAGTGTCTGATATTTCCATGGCGATGACAAATCACTTGCTTTGGttgtcaatcttttttttcctggcacAATTAGGAATATTAGCTTCTTACGGCAAGTGGTTAAAAAGATCCACCTAAATGATTTGACAAAATCCTGACCACAATGGATGTTGGATTTTAGATCGTATTTCATTGATATTGGTTTAATTTGCAGATTCCGCTTCCTTTCACTCTTGCTATTATTgacaatgtttgtgtgtgtgtgtgtgtgtcgatttCCTTTAGCCCTTAaagtcaccagaaaaaaagtcttgttgCGTCATAATGagcaacatttacaaaaataaaataaaaattaaaaactccCAGTGCAAGCGGCCGTCCAATTTTTCCTGCCTGAGCCACTTAAAGTCCAGACTGAATAAAGACATCACACTGCAACACAACAGCAGCAAGACACTGATTTGCTCATTTCAAGTAATCATTAAAAGAAATGTTCGTTGGAGTGCTTTACTTCATTTAACAGCGCAAGTGCAAACGAGATTAGAAGACTTCCAAATGCTAAACTGAAACATTATGGGAATAAGAACAGATCTCATGGATATGATTTGATGGAAATACATTCCGTTCATCTATTGAGCAAGAGCCCAATGGTTGAGTGGCTGAAGGAAGCTATGGATGAGCAGCTAAGTGGTACGAAAAGCAGGTTTTCAAAAATAGGATCATTAATAACATGCAGTGATACACTTCGTACATTTGGATTGAAGCTGCGTCTGTGTTTCTTTATCTTTAGTTGTCATTCAAAAGCATATTACGTCATAAATCAGCGCAGAACATCAATGTATATTTGATGAGCTCTTGATTGAGTAAAACCTTGTTTTTCATTGACATGAGATGCAGTTGGTTGCTGCATGAGTGCCATTCACTTTTGACAGATATAATCACTcgcttaaaacaaaaatatttttttggaaacaaaataatgacagACGTTTAAACCCTTTGTGAAGGGAAAACAAGATTTGAGTATTCTAGTGTCAAATTATGCTTTTAAGGATGCAGCGTAACATCAAATGTCAAACTTTCCCGATGTTATAAAACTTTtactaccatattttcacgaccataagacgcacttaaaagtcttagattttctccaaaatggacggggcgctttataagctgaggacaggggaagggtgcgtgaaggaggacgctaaagccacgtcCCCAGTAGGtttatagcgccggggtgtgcattgtgcaaaacaacatcggtttggctaaagaccctcaatgaatccatggttcgcaaggaaAACGAGcgtcgccaagtcaagaagacgaagctgagtttcggcaggaaaaaaaagaaaaacaaaacgcgggaacaaggcgaggtggcccgagttggaagaccaactcgagcaatggatgaatgagcaaagaacagccgggagaagcgtctcaagtcatCATTCGaaggtcgtgaaaatacggtacttaaaATGgttaagttttctttttttttttttttttttaggtgtatgACAGTTTCAGGAGAAATGAATCCCCATATGGATTCTGTTCGACTTTATGTTCCACTGTCCATATTGCTTTTAAGAGCAGTGATGCAACtctcttggggaaaaaaaaaaaatccaattctaCATTTATCACTTTAGCCTCACAGTTAACACACTGACGTCTTGATGTAGCACTTAATGAACCAAAATCACTCCGCAGTTCTTATCATCACGCAGCGCAAAGTATATTTCTTATTTACGCCCAGTTGGATTCCTCCACCAAGCACGTAGCTGAGTTATGGTAACGTGTAAAACAACATGAGCGCCAGCTCTGAATGGCAATTAAGAAACGTTGCCACCCAGCAAGTGGGGCTCCTTTCACTAACCATAGTCCTGTTAAAACATTTAATGAGAGTATAGCCTGAATCCATGAGAGACTCTTAGCTTGTTTATATCAATTTGACAtgctgaggggaaaaaacaaatacaaaatttctGATGGATTGGCTGCCCCATCTGTTATAGTCTCTCTCAAACACACCTAAGGCCTGTTGAATTTTATTACATGAGCAGTACTTCATAAGAATGTAATACATGAAATAATGAGCACCTTCAGCACATCTCGtaatttagggttagggtgttTTAAAGTTCACGCTCTATCGTTCTGTCTATCATTAGTTAAATTCGATCATATTCGTAACATTGCATTGTTTTGcgcaacaaaatacaataagcagaaaaaatgatgagaaagaaaaaaaatcctatgcTTAACTCAAAGtttaattaaacaattaaatgtatttttctttcttctacCAAGTACGATCCTGTGATGTTGAAAGGCATgactgtgtgtttgttgttgcaaaacatCTTGATTTTTGCAGACATATTGCTAGGGCATGCGACATGGCCCAGttcttaaaacctttttttttttttaggtactCCAGCTTGTTGTGAAAAGtgtgtgaacattttttttgtctatgcGTGGCCAGCTCGCTCACAGTCAGCTAGGCTCCACCTCACCCACAACCCTCATGA of Phycodurus eques isolate BA_2022a chromosome 4, UOR_Pequ_1.1, whole genome shotgun sequence contains these proteins:
- the LOC133401806 gene encoding doublecortin domain-containing protein 2-like produces the protein MGSERPNFLSQPVVKNIFMFRNGDPYYEARRLVINQKRVSNFEILLREVTGGIQAPFGAVRNIYTPRGGHQVDCLDKLQNGERYVAAGRERFKKLDYLQISSRKRRLLQSLPLQAKPLPPNRISVSARFLKPIKEPCPIFVVANGDTLNPAIRLLIHQRLLCQFERILQMITEKMGLRVLGGVRSLYTYEGQQVTDGPQLESGQLYVAVGRERFKKLSYTDLLFSKPRGARRVNGMKMGTLPPIYRSPKQNENRKSAVRSTGSGDGESKASPPNHNGGSRENLSSIVREISQARLLSLRLKRSGQSMTLCDNDDLDSKTDNGNADVKSPDQSTQEDLASDDTKSSEENGEKAEEKDEAPVENTAKNDASVTQEQKADRETNSLTRGGAEEENEAAKNENECEATAVSEEQAEDVKEVKDEHVDASKGASDENWATPDESWSEEKKVAEESEAAANVSKNVSDDNEDEISDGQKEENPDECKGEVANESKDDVADGRRVELTDKVSDESEDDGGEDFDDESKDQGTDERKAEVGDEVANERKNEDGNERTGERTDEGTNENKDEVANGSREEVTDKPSNENNEEVANESREEVADEAKDETPAENNSVTSSAGDQITGHSNNINGDTEEGQKEGNDTKGSLDIQDSGND